CGTATCGCATGCAAATTCTATTCCCCATACGCGTTCAAACAATGTCTCTCTAAATAGTGCGATATTTTTGTTTTGTGCGAGAATTACGAGCAGGTCAAACTCCTTTATCGTAAGCTTGACAGGGTCACCCTGCTTTGTTACTTTCCGTGCATCCACGTAAATAACTACATCGCCAATCTGAATTAAATCTTTCCCTTTGTGGTAACGCCTTAATACAACTTCGATCCTGGCCATTAGCTCTACCATTTCAAAAGGCTTTACAATATAATCGTCGGCTCCTAATTTCAGCCCTTTCACTTTATCTTGGACATCTCCCTTTGCCGTTAAAAATATAACAGGAATATTCATCGGCTGAATATAATACATCAAATCAAAGCCGTTAAAAATTGGAAGCATAATATCTAGAAGAACCAAATCATAATTATTTTTCTCAATAAGATCAGCTGCCATTTTGCCGTCGTAGGCACACTCACAAAAATAGCCCTGCCGTGTAAGCTTCATCTGAATCAAGCTGGATATAGGCAGTTCATCTTCAACAATCAATATTTTCGTCATATGTTACCCCTCCATATGTGTGAATTGTACCTATTTTATCTCTAAAATGCGGACAAGTTGTGTCTAAGTTAATATTTTTGAAAAAAAATTGTAACAATATGTAATTATTATAACAGAAATTTAATATAATAGAAGTTAATTATATTATTAAAAAGGTTAGATAATATTATAAACTCGGAGTATGTTTATTATCTTAGAAGTTTTAACTAGTCAAAAAAATTTATAAAATAAAAAGAAAAAACAAATAACCAAAAAAACAGCTTGATCAAGCTGTTTTTTTGGTGGCGTACCCGGGAGGATTCGAACCTCTGGCCTTAGGAGTCGGAGTCCTACGCTCTATCCAACTGAGCTACGGGTACAAGCCGAAGATATTATAGCATCAAAGCTAAGGGTTAACAACCCATGCAATTTCTGAAAATTTTATTTGGCTGAAACAGGTTCGTCGTCTTTTACTTTATTTTTTTTTATTTTTTCCATTATGCCATTCTTTGAAAGCTTTATCTTAGATTCCTGCCCTTTTAATATGCGCTTTATATTTTCCCTATGCGAGAAAAATGCAGACAATGCCAGCACTATGATAGCTATATGAAGATAAGTATCCGAAGGGAAAAACACAAATGCCGTTATAACGTAAATGACAGAACCGGCGAGAGACCCTATCGACACCGTTCTGGTCAAAACCATTATTACTATAGCTGCTGCAAATATTATAAGTGTGTGTATGGGCATTATAACTATAAGAGCGCCTAAAGTTACTGCAATTCCCTTTCCGCCTTTAAACTGCAGAAACACCGGCCAATTATGCCCCAGCATAACGAATACTGCCGCAACGTACATACCGGTCCTTCCAGCGAGCAAATAACCGAAAAAAACAGCCAAACTACCTTTAAGCACATCGCCTGCGAGCGCTAAAATGCCCCATTTCAAGCCGTAGTTCCTGAGCATGTTGGTAGACCCGGCATTGCCGCTTCCGAGCTCTCTAATATCCTTTTTATTGATTATACGGCTTAAGATATAAGAAAATATAATACACCCAAGTAAGTACGCCTGAATCGCTGATATTATAAGTTTAAAAATCAAATTGTCCAATTTTATTCCCTCCTCTTATTCGTTCTTCTCCCTAAAGGCTATTCTAATCGGTGTGCCTTTAAAATCAAAGGTTTTCCTCAGATAATTTTCAAGATATCTCTTATAAGAAAAATGAACCAGCTTCTCGTCATTAACAAATAATACAAAAAACGGCGGTGAAACGGCAACTTGCGTGGCATAGTAAATCTTTAAGCGCCTGCCTTTGTCCGAAGGGGGCTGTGTCACTGTTATCGCTTCATTTATACAGTCGTTTAACAACCCGGTCGTCAGACGTTTCGCGCTGTTCTTATATGCGTTTAATGCTTCATCTAACAGCTTATCAACCCTTTGTCCGCTAAGAGCGGATATATATACGATTTGGGCATATTTCATAAAAAGCATCGCACTCATTATTTTATCATTAAAGGAGTTTACAGTGTACGTATCCTTATCAATTAAGTCCCATTTATTGACTGCTATAACTACAGGCTTGCCTTCGTCGTCGACAAATCCGGCTATCTTTACATCCTGTTCTGTCACCCCATCTGTCGCGTCGATCATTATTATTACTACGTCTGCCCTTTTAACCGCTGCCAGAGTTCTTATAACGCTGTAACGTTCTATCGTAGCATCTTCTATCCTGGATTTACGCCTCAACCCAGCTGTATCTATTATCATATATTTTTGGTCGTCTCTCGTAAAATAAGAGTCTATAGCGTCCCTGGTCGTCCCTGGTATGTCGCTTACTATAGACCTGCTTTCGCCTATTATCCTGTTAGCTAAAGATGACTTCCCCGCATTTGGCTTTCCGACGATAGCTATTTTTATCATATCTTCCTGCTCAGCAGTTTTAAAATCTTTTAAATAAGACACTATCTTATCTAAAAGATCCCCCAATCCTAACCCCTGTGCCGAAGATATGCCAAATATTTCGCCTATACCCAAGCTATAAAAATCATAGACTTCCTGTTCGTCTTTTTTATTGTCTACTTTATTAACTACGACGATGACCGGTTTTTTAGTATGCCTAAGCATCATGGCAACTTCATAGTCTTCCGGTATAAGGCCCTGCTTTGCATCGGTAAAAAACAGTATCACATCTGCAGTATCGATAGCAATTTGGACCTGTTCCCTCATCTGTTTTAAAATCACATCCGAGGTATTTAAATCTATCCCTCCGGTGTCTACCAAAGAAAAAGTGATGCCGTTCCATTCTGCATCTGCGTATATACGGTCCCTTGTCACGCCGGGAGTATCCTTAACTATAGCTATCCTTTTGCCAGTTATCCTGTTGAAAAATGTGGATTTGCCTACGTTCGGACGCCCGACAATCGCTACTATTGGCATCGCCATTGATTATATCTCCTTTTGCCCTAAAACCGACAAGACAAAACTTTCTCCATCTGCCTTAACCGGACACACCTTAACGTTAAGGCTTTCAGAAAGTTCATCTACGGTAACATCATCTAAAAACGTATCTTTTCTATCCCGAAGCATGCAGTCAGGAATTATAAGCTCCTTGCCAAGCGGCTTATTTAAAAGCTGGTTATTTAAATCCCCGCCTGTTATAAGGCCGGAAACCGTAATGCTGTCTCCAAAAAAATCATTTTTTATAGGATAGATTAAAACGTCTATATCAAAAGCCGATTTTATGTTATTTATACATTCTACCATAAAATCATAAGAATCCATACCTGTTGCAATACTAATTTTTCTTTTAATCGGTTTTACATCTGAAAAATCCTCTATTGCGTTTTTTACTTCCCGTTCAAAGAGGCGAATCATGCCAACGCCGTTTTCTATCTGGCAAAAATCCTCGTACTCTTCATATTGCGGCAAAACGTATTTTGCCCTTAAATACATTTCGTCCGAAGGGAAGACAAATCTTGTCCCTCGCTTTTTTAAAATTTCCTTTTGAGCTATGTTAATAACGTCGATTGCTTTTTCTGCCGATTCTTTATTTAACACGGAAATAGGGTAAAGCCCTTCTCTAAACTTTGTAAGCCCAACAGGGACTACCGCAAGCGAAAGGCAGTTTTCAAGAGACGATAAATAACCGATAGTCTCCTTTAAAACTTTCCCGTCGTTTATTCCGGCCATTAAAACGACCTGGGCATGAAAGTTAATATTATTTTCAAGTAAGATATTCAACGTTTCCTTAATCGGGCGCGCCGTTTCATTTCCCAGTATCTTTTTCCTAAGCCCCTCATCAATCGTATGTACCGATATATACAGGGGGCTTGCCCCACGTTTACATATACGGGTAAGCTCTGCATCAGAAATAGAGGACATCGTTATATAATTCCCCATTATAAGGGAATATCTCCAATCCTCATCTTTTACATAAAGAGTTTTTCTCAGTCCTTTTGGAAGCTGGCTCACAAAACAAAATATACAGTTATTTAAACAGACTCTTTTTTTGCCAAAAAGGCTTTCTTTAAATTCTAAAGCTAAAGGAGTGTCTTCATCTTTGTTTATATTTACTGAAATGTGTTTTCCGTTTCTTTTAAGATCTATTTTTAAGTTTTTTTGGGCACTGAAATAAACGTAATCTACATAATCGATAAAATCCTCATTATTTATCTTTTGGATCTCGTCGCCACTTTTAATTAAATGTTTAAGCTCCCTATTTACCTTTGAAACGGTAAACCCCATAAATTCCCCCGCAAAACCCGTTTTTTATTTTAGGCGTTCTTGTGAACTACCTTTAATTCTTCTTTTCTTCTCCTGAACCATTCAGCAATCGAATGTGTAATATCAGTTAAGATCATAGTAGATGCGGTGGCTGCCGCAGCTCTGGCCAGGCTTAAGTCCATATCTAGGTATATATATGTATCTCCTATTAGCACATGTTCTAATATATAAAACGCAAGCAGGGACACACTGCAAAAATATGCGGCTGCAGCTGCAATAACAGCATCTTTGGACATAATGGATATTATTATCAGTATAATGCCTGTCTCTATATATGCAAGCCCGTTCATAGAATACTCGCTTATATCAAGAGTACGCTC
The sequence above is drawn from the Eubacteriales bacterium genome and encodes:
- a CDS encoding response regulator transcription factor, with the protein product MTKILIVEDELPISSLIQMKLTRQGYFCECAYDGKMAADLIEKNNYDLVLLDIMLPIFNGFDLMYYIQPMNIPVIFLTAKGDVQDKVKGLKLGADDYIVKPFEMVELMARIEVVLRRYHKGKDLIQIGDVVIYVDARKVTKQGDPVKLTIKEFDLLVILAQNKNIALFRETLFERVWGIEFACDTRTLDSHIQRLRKKLGWEGRIKTIYKVGYRLDDT
- the plsY gene encoding glycerol-3-phosphate 1-O-acyltransferase PlsY, coding for MDNLIFKLIISAIQAYLLGCIIFSYILSRIINKKDIRELGSGNAGSTNMLRNYGLKWGILALAGDVLKGSLAVFFGYLLAGRTGMYVAAVFVMLGHNWPVFLQFKGGKGIAVTLGALIVIMPIHTLIIFAAAIVIMVLTRTVSIGSLAGSVIYVITAFVFFPSDTYLHIAIIVLALSAFFSHRENIKRILKGQESKIKLSKNGIMEKIKKNKVKDDEPVSAK
- the der gene encoding ribosome biogenesis GTPase Der, whose translation is MAMPIVAIVGRPNVGKSTFFNRITGKRIAIVKDTPGVTRDRIYADAEWNGITFSLVDTGGIDLNTSDVILKQMREQVQIAIDTADVILFFTDAKQGLIPEDYEVAMMLRHTKKPVIVVVNKVDNKKDEQEVYDFYSLGIGEIFGISSAQGLGLGDLLDKIVSYLKDFKTAEQEDMIKIAIVGKPNAGKSSLANRIIGESRSIVSDIPGTTRDAIDSYFTRDDQKYMIIDTAGLRRKSRIEDATIERYSVIRTLAAVKRADVVIIMIDATDGVTEQDVKIAGFVDDEGKPVVIAVNKWDLIDKDTYTVNSFNDKIMSAMLFMKYAQIVYISALSGQRVDKLLDEALNAYKNSAKRLTTGLLNDCINEAITVTQPPSDKGRRLKIYYATQVAVSPPFFVLFVNDEKLVHFSYKRYLENYLRKTFDFKGTPIRIAFREKNE
- a CDS encoding DUF512 domain-containing protein: MGFTVSKVNRELKHLIKSGDEIQKINNEDFIDYVDYVYFSAQKNLKIDLKRNGKHISVNINKDEDTPLALEFKESLFGKKRVCLNNCIFCFVSQLPKGLRKTLYVKDEDWRYSLIMGNYITMSSISDAELTRICKRGASPLYISVHTIDEGLRKKILGNETARPIKETLNILLENNINFHAQVVLMAGINDGKVLKETIGYLSSLENCLSLAVVPVGLTKFREGLYPISVLNKESAEKAIDVINIAQKEILKKRGTRFVFPSDEMYLRAKYVLPQYEEYEDFCQIENGVGMIRLFEREVKNAIEDFSDVKPIKRKISIATGMDSYDFMVECINNIKSAFDIDVLIYPIKNDFFGDSITVSGLITGGDLNNQLLNKPLGKELIIPDCMLRDRKDTFLDDVTVDELSESLNVKVCPVKADGESFVLSVLGQKEI